A window of the Lactobacillus gasseri ATCC 33323 = JCM 1131 genome harbors these coding sequences:
- a CDS encoding NAD(P)H-hydrate dehydratase — protein sequence MKSISKELISEVIKKRKSATHKGNYGRVLLIGGSKKYGGALIMSAEGALNSGAGLTTVATDSVNISALHTRDPEIMALDWKKRDELKNLIVSSDVVVCGMGLGLDDQARDILALIRDSITLKQTLILDASALDLISQQKDILPVNSKLVIFTPHQMEWQRLSKIKIADQTDQLNQAFLNELVPRKNAILVLKSNHTKVYDQAGNIYQNPFGNPGMAIDGMGDTLAGIIGGFCGQFTPNLATVAGAVGLHSITADEIAVKQYIVRPTQLSALIPAMMRKYEK from the coding sequence ATGAAAAGTATTTCAAAAGAACTAATATCTGAAGTAATTAAAAAGCGAAAAAGTGCTACACATAAGGGAAACTATGGGCGAGTACTATTAATTGGCGGAAGTAAAAAATATGGTGGTGCGCTCATTATGTCTGCAGAAGGAGCGCTAAACAGTGGTGCTGGCTTGACTACTGTGGCGACAGATTCAGTAAATATTAGCGCTTTACATACACGAGATCCTGAAATTATGGCTCTTGATTGGAAAAAAAGAGATGAGTTAAAAAATCTAATTGTGAGTTCTGATGTAGTAGTTTGCGGAATGGGACTTGGTTTAGATGATCAGGCACGCGATATTTTAGCTCTTATTAGAGATAGCATTACCTTAAAGCAAACATTAATTTTAGATGCAAGTGCACTTGATTTAATTAGTCAGCAAAAAGACATATTGCCAGTAAACTCAAAATTAGTAATTTTTACACCTCATCAGATGGAATGGCAAAGATTAAGTAAAATAAAAATTGCTGATCAGACTGATCAATTGAATCAAGCTTTTTTAAATGAGTTAGTTCCCAGGAAAAATGCAATTTTAGTATTAAAATCTAACCATACTAAAGTTTACGATCAAGCAGGAAATATCTATCAGAATCCTTTTGGTAATCCCGGAATGGCGATTGACGGAATGGGAGATACTTTAGCTGGAATTATTGGTGGTTTCTGCGGACAATTTACACCTAATTTAGCAACTGTCGCAGGTGCTGTGGGTCTCCATTCAATAACTGCTGATGAAATTGCAGTGAAACAATATATTGTTCGACCGACACAGCTGTCAGCACTTATTCCCGCAATGATGAGAAAATATGAGAAGTGA
- a CDS encoding L,D-transpeptidase: MKKINRYQNSVLIIGTILAILVLAIILFPHRNVSLATPNKIVNSKVTKKVAPKVKKVTQKNSNLPYSDPEDLQPAGSWKVKSESKAHPDLLSLSNLWIRVSIKGNRVYIMDGNKPVYTMLASCGVYHNGKSATPTGTYAVEAERGATFFNQSLQVGARTYISWHGHGTYLFHSVPTDGNNKIMKNEAKKLGKTQASHGCIRLSIPDSKWLYEKLPVGTKVVVKDK; encoded by the coding sequence ATGAAAAAGATAAATAGATATCAAAATTCTGTTTTAATTATTGGAACAATACTAGCTATTTTAGTATTAGCAATTATTTTATTTCCTCATCGTAATGTATCGCTTGCAACTCCAAATAAAATAGTAAACAGTAAAGTAACCAAAAAAGTGGCTCCAAAAGTTAAAAAAGTTACACAAAAGAATTCCAACCTACCATATTCTGATCCTGAAGATTTACAACCAGCTGGCAGCTGGAAGGTTAAAAGCGAAAGTAAGGCACATCCTGATTTATTAAGTTTAAGTAATTTGTGGATAAGAGTGTCAATTAAGGGCAATCGTGTTTATATTATGGATGGCAACAAGCCAGTCTATACAATGCTTGCCTCTTGTGGTGTATATCATAATGGAAAATCTGCAACACCAACTGGAACTTATGCTGTCGAAGCTGAAAGAGGAGCAACCTTTTTTAACCAGAGTCTCCAGGTTGGCGCACGTACTTATATTAGCTGGCACGGCCATGGAACTTATCTTTTTCATTCAGTCCCAACAGATGGTAATAATAAAATCATGAAGAATGAAGCAAAGAAACTTGGTAAAACTCAAGCCTCTCATGGTTGCATTCGCTTGAGCATTCCTGATTCTAAATGGCTATATGAAAAATTGCCTGTAGGCACAAAAGTTGTAGTAAAAGATAAGTAA
- a CDS encoding D-alanyl-D-alanine carboxypeptidase family protein: MRHAKKKSKKNFLWIIGIVVIAVCFLLWKNNFGPNSMPSNYHANQVDLNVKSAVAIDAKNGNVIYAKNANQSLPIASMTKLLTTYLTLKAIKEKKIFWDTTVSPTQEIINLGSNPDYASVPLNLGQKYTVKELYDAALIKSANNAARMLAIAVSGNETNFLNQMRQQANKWKLHNVKFVTVDGLPEKKKNFLGMTTTIENKMSANDMAIIARKLVTDYPEVLNTTKVAKTYFRNTLMTNSNKMLNGLSDYDPNYPVDGLKTGTTDGAGSCFTCTVDKNNKRVITVILGAQNDNERFSETKKLLNYSFN; this comes from the coding sequence ATGAGACATGCAAAGAAAAAGTCTAAGAAAAATTTCTTGTGGATAATAGGAATAGTAGTAATTGCTGTTTGTTTTTTGCTGTGGAAAAACAACTTTGGTCCGAATAGCATGCCGTCAAATTATCATGCTAATCAAGTGGACTTAAATGTTAAATCCGCTGTAGCAATTGATGCCAAGAATGGAAACGTCATCTACGCTAAAAATGCTAATCAAAGTTTGCCAATTGCTTCAATGACTAAGTTGTTAACTACTTATTTAACTCTAAAAGCAATTAAAGAAAAGAAAATTTTTTGGGATACAACTGTTAGTCCCACTCAAGAGATCATTAACTTAGGTTCTAATCCTGATTATGCCAGCGTACCGCTTAATCTAGGTCAAAAATATACTGTTAAAGAGCTGTATGATGCAGCTTTGATAAAATCAGCTAATAATGCAGCTCGTATGCTAGCAATTGCAGTCAGTGGAAATGAGACTAATTTTTTAAATCAAATGCGGCAGCAAGCTAATAAATGGAAACTTCATAATGTTAAATTTGTGACGGTTGATGGTTTACCAGAGAAAAAGAAAAATTTCTTAGGGATGACAACGACAATTGAAAACAAAATGAGTGCTAATGATATGGCAATTATTGCGCGAAAACTAGTTACAGATTATCCTGAAGTTTTAAATACGACTAAAGTAGCAAAAACTTATTTTAGAAATACTTTGATGACTAATAGCAATAAGATGCTAAATGGGCTTTCAGACTATGATCCTAATTATCCTGTCGATGGTTTGAAAACCGGAACAACTGATGGAGCTGGCTCTTGCTTTACTTGCACAGTAGATAAAAATAATAAGAGAGTAATTACAGTAATTTTGGGTGCTCAAAATGATAATGAGCGTTTTTCAGAAACAAAAAAGTTGTTAAATTATTCTTTTAATTAA
- the argS gene encoding arginine--tRNA ligase, which produces MDFKQKVVDLVSEQVDLPKEKIAMLIERPKNAKMGDYAFPAFALAKIEHKNPALIAKEIAEKISDDNFTSIEAVGPYVNFAIDHAKLVNATLNDVLTEKDHFGDQQLGKGNVPIDMSSPNIAKPMSMGHLRSTVIGNSIAKTLEKVGYTPIKINYLGDYGTQFGKLITAYRLWGNEEDVKKDPITNLFHYYVKFHEEAEKDPKLDDEGRAAFKKLENGDEEEIKLWKWFREVSLQEFNRIYKELGVTFDSYNGEAFFNDKMQPVVDELREKGLLEESRGAQVVNLGEDENPALILKSDGSSLYMTRDLAAALYRKKEYDFVMSLYVAGGEQSGHFKQLKQVLKKMGYDWADNIHHIPFGLITQGGKKLSTRKGNVVFLDKVLKDAVSLAEQQIEEKNPNLANKDQVAHDVGVGAVVFHDLKNDRMDNFDFDLEEVVRFEGDTGPYVQYTNARAQSILRKANKEISMDNLSLNDDWSFAVAKAIADFPAIVAKASEKFEPSIIAKYALDLSKKFNKYYANVRILDEDDQLNARLALVQATSIVLTEALRLLGVNAPKEM; this is translated from the coding sequence GTGGATTTTAAACAAAAAGTCGTAGATTTAGTTAGTGAACAGGTAGATTTACCTAAAGAAAAAATTGCAATGTTAATTGAAAGACCAAAGAATGCTAAAATGGGAGATTACGCTTTTCCAGCATTTGCTTTGGCTAAAATTGAACACAAGAATCCAGCTCTAATTGCAAAAGAAATTGCAGAAAAAATTAGTGATGATAACTTTACTAGTATTGAAGCAGTTGGTCCATACGTTAACTTTGCAATTGATCATGCTAAGCTAGTTAATGCAACTTTAAATGATGTTTTGACAGAAAAAGACCATTTTGGTGATCAGCAATTAGGCAAAGGTAATGTGCCAATTGATATGTCATCTCCTAACATTGCTAAGCCAATGTCAATGGGACACTTGCGTTCTACTGTTATTGGTAATTCGATTGCTAAAACTTTAGAAAAAGTTGGCTACACTCCAATTAAGATTAATTATCTTGGAGATTATGGTACCCAGTTTGGTAAATTGATTACTGCTTACCGCTTATGGGGCAATGAAGAGGACGTTAAGAAAGACCCAATTACTAATCTTTTCCATTATTACGTTAAATTCCATGAAGAAGCTGAAAAAGATCCTAAGTTAGATGATGAAGGACGTGCTGCCTTTAAGAAGCTTGAAAATGGGGACGAGGAAGAAATTAAGTTGTGGAAATGGTTCCGCGAAGTTTCTCTACAAGAATTTAACCGTATTTATAAAGAATTGGGCGTAACCTTTGATTCATACAACGGTGAAGCCTTCTTTAACGATAAAATGCAACCAGTAGTTGATGAATTGAGAGAGAAGGGATTGCTAGAAGAATCTCGCGGTGCTCAAGTTGTTAACTTAGGTGAAGATGAAAATCCAGCATTAATCTTAAAATCTGATGGTTCTAGTCTTTATATGACTCGTGATCTAGCTGCCGCATTATACCGTAAAAAAGAGTATGACTTCGTTATGTCTCTTTATGTTGCTGGTGGTGAACAAAGCGGTCACTTTAAGCAATTAAAACAAGTTTTGAAGAAAATGGGATATGACTGGGCAGACAATATTCACCACATTCCATTTGGTCTAATTACTCAAGGCGGTAAAAAGTTATCAACAAGAAAAGGTAATGTTGTCTTTTTAGATAAGGTATTGAAAGATGCCGTTTCTTTAGCAGAGCAACAAATTGAAGAAAAGAATCCTAACTTAGCTAATAAAGACCAAGTAGCTCATGATGTCGGCGTTGGTGCAGTAGTATTTCACGACTTAAAGAATGATCGAATGGATAATTTTGACTTTGACTTAGAAGAAGTTGTTCGTTTTGAAGGGGATACTGGTCCATACGTTCAATACACCAATGCTAGAGCACAGAGTATCTTGCGTAAGGCAAATAAAGAAATCTCAATGGATAATTTGAGTTTAAATGATGATTGGTCATTTGCTGTTGCTAAGGCTATAGCTGATTTCCCAGCTATTGTAGCAAAAGCTTCAGAAAAATTTGAACCATCAATTATTGCCAAATATGCGTTAGATTTAAGTAAAAAATTTAATAAATATTATGCAAATGTGAGAATTTTAGATGAAGACGATCAATTAAATGCTCGTCTTGCATTAGTTCAAGCAACTTCAATTGTTTTAACTGAAGCCTTAAGACTTTTAGGTGTAAATGCGCCTAAAGAAATGTAA
- a CDS encoding class II fructose-bisphosphate aldolase, whose product MAYLVNGNDIFKAARENHYAVGAYNTNNLEWTRALLRGAKETRTPLLIQVSTGAAKYMGGYKTVKDLVLNEMDNMDIDVPVILNLDHGDYESAKECIALGYSSVMFDGHNLPTDENLAKTKEIVKLAHERGISVEAEIGKIGENQGADGGELASVEDAKTFVAAGVDKLACGIGNIHGVYPEGWKGLNFDRLKEIAEAVPGEPLVLHGGSGIPQDQIEKAIKLGIAKININTEFQLAFQAATRKYIEDKMDLDKGNKGYDPRKLLRAGTDAITDSMKEMISWMGTAPIDSKESSVKFDEASLNEE is encoded by the coding sequence ATGGCTTATTTAGTAAATGGTAATGACATTTTCAAAGCTGCTCGTGAAAACCACTATGCTGTAGGTGCATACAACACTAACAACCTTGAATGGACTCGCGCACTTTTAAGAGGTGCTAAGGAAACTAGAACTCCTTTATTGATTCAAGTTTCTACTGGTGCTGCTAAGTACATGGGTGGTTACAAGACTGTTAAGGATTTAGTTCTTAACGAAATGGACAACATGGATATCGATGTTCCAGTTATTTTGAACTTGGACCACGGTGACTATGAATCTGCTAAGGAATGTATCGCACTTGGTTACTCATCAGTTATGTTTGATGGTCACAACTTACCAACTGACGAAAACTTAGCTAAGACTAAGGAAATCGTTAAGTTAGCTCACGAAAGAGGTATCTCTGTTGAAGCTGAAATCGGTAAGATTGGTGAAAACCAAGGTGCCGATGGCGGTGAATTAGCATCTGTTGAAGACGCTAAGACTTTCGTTGCTGCTGGTGTTGACAAGCTTGCTTGTGGTATTGGTAACATCCACGGTGTTTACCCAGAAGGCTGGAAAGGCTTGAACTTCGATCGTTTGAAGGAAATCGCAGAAGCTGTACCAGGTGAACCACTTGTTCTTCACGGTGGTTCTGGTATTCCTCAAGACCAAATTGAAAAGGCAATTAAGTTAGGTATTGCTAAGATCAATATCAACACTGAATTCCAATTAGCATTCCAAGCTGCAACTCGTAAGTACATCGAAGACAAGATGGACTTAGACAAGGGCAACAAGGGTTACGACCCACGTAAGCTTTTGAGAGCTGGTACTGACGCAATTACTGATTCTATGAAAGAAATGATTTCATGGATGGGTACTGCACCAATCGACTCAAAGGAATCATCAGTTAAGTTTGACGAAGCTTCATTAAACGAAGAATAA
- a CDS encoding GNAT family N-acetyltransferase: protein MKILKINALDQETENKLLVIWEISVRATHNFLSDPEINNIKKYVPHALRGVSHLIVAYDENEPVAFMGINDQKLEMLFVDANQRGNGIGKALITYGIDNLDINEQNPGARGFYEHMGFKAVERSEFDDQGNPYPILVMKGD, encoded by the coding sequence ATGAAAATTTTGAAAATTAATGCTCTTGATCAAGAAACAGAAAATAAATTATTAGTAATTTGGGAAATCAGCGTTAGAGCTACGCACAATTTTTTATCAGATCCAGAAATTAATAATATTAAAAAATATGTTCCTCATGCTTTAAGAGGAGTATCGCATTTAATTGTTGCATATGATGAGAATGAACCAGTTGCTTTTATGGGAATCAATGACCAAAAGTTAGAGATGCTTTTTGTTGATGCTAATCAGCGTGGAAACGGAATTGGCAAAGCCTTGATTACTTATGGTATTGATAATTTAGATATTAATGAGCAGAATCCAGGAGCTCGTGGTTTTTATGAACATATGGGATTTAAAGCAGTAGAAAGATCTGAGTTTGATGATCAGGGAAATCCTTATCCGATTTTAGTAATGAAAGGAGATTAA
- a CDS encoding putative quinol monooxygenase, whose protein sequence is MSLTVNLYYTGKSGSARRFAEEMESSGVADRIRQEPGNEKYDYFIPMNDPETILLIDSWKNQKSLDAHHASPMMKELADLREKYDLHMHVERYVSDENGMPDTDQKFIRK, encoded by the coding sequence ATGTCTTTAACAGTTAATCTTTATTACACTGGTAAAAGCGGAAGTGCTCGTAGATTTGCTGAAGAAATGGAAAGTAGCGGTGTGGCTGATCGTATTAGACAAGAGCCAGGCAATGAAAAATACGATTATTTCATTCCTATGAATGACCCAGAAACGATACTTTTGATTGATAGCTGGAAGAACCAAAAATCTTTAGATGCTCATCATGCTTCGCCAATGATGAAAGAATTAGCAGATTTACGTGAAAAGTATGATCTTCATATGCATGTTGAACGCTATGTTTCGGATGAAAATGGGATGCCAGATACGGATCAAAAGTTTATTAGAAAATAG
- the hpt gene encoding hypoxanthine phosphoribosyltransferase translates to MNNDIERILYTQSDLDSRMDEMAAELNVKYKDEEPIVVPVLNGAMIFASDMIKRLNFKLTIDPIKASSYAGTQSTGEVKITQDIKSDVKDRPVIFMEDIIDTGRTLQALSEVMKGRGAKSVEVVAMLDKPETRVVDFHADYYGFKAPDEFLVGYGLDYNGLYRNLPYVGILKHEVYAN, encoded by the coding sequence ATGAATAACGATATCGAACGTATATTGTATACTCAAAGCGACTTAGATAGTCGTATGGATGAAATGGCTGCGGAATTAAATGTAAAGTATAAGGACGAAGAGCCGATTGTCGTGCCCGTCTTAAATGGAGCCATGATTTTTGCTAGTGACATGATTAAGCGATTGAATTTTAAGTTGACTATTGATCCGATTAAGGCTTCTAGTTATGCTGGTACGCAATCAACTGGAGAAGTAAAGATTACGCAGGATATTAAGTCAGATGTAAAAGATCGTCCAGTAATTTTTATGGAAGATATTATTGATACTGGCCGGACTTTACAAGCACTCAGTGAAGTCATGAAAGGTCGTGGAGCTAAGAGCGTTGAAGTTGTTGCAATGCTTGATAAGCCAGAAACACGTGTAGTAGATTTTCATGCTGATTATTACGGTTTTAAGGCACCAGACGAGTTTTTAGTTGGCTATGGCTTAGATTATAATGGCCTATATAGAAACCTGCCTTATGTGGGAATTTTAAAGCATGAAGTTTATGCTAACTAA
- a CDS encoding type 1 glutamine amidotransferase, with protein sequence MRVNVLQHTPNEGPGSIKTWADQHHYEFYVYHPETFGKLPTVEETDLLIILGGPMSPNDDLIWIEQERKLIKAMLDAHKPMFGACLGGQQIAKTVGAKVLDAPHKEVGWAPVYLKDQTISNIPEKLIALHWHQQMFEIPEGAKLLFSSDLVKNQGFLLGDNVIGLQFHFEPEEDNVREIAINDVDYPLENNDLHQTVEEIIAHGVPKENQKVMFKLLDFITK encoded by the coding sequence ATGCGTGTAAATGTTTTACAACATACTCCAAACGAAGGACCAGGTTCAATTAAAACTTGGGCTGATCAACATCACTATGAATTCTATGTTTATCATCCTGAAACTTTTGGTAAACTGCCAACTGTGGAAGAAACAGATTTATTAATAATTCTTGGCGGACCAATGAGCCCTAATGATGATTTAATTTGGATTGAGCAAGAGAGAAAATTAATTAAAGCAATGCTTGATGCGCATAAACCAATGTTTGGTGCATGTCTTGGTGGACAACAAATTGCAAAAACTGTGGGTGCTAAGGTTTTAGATGCTCCCCATAAAGAAGTTGGATGGGCACCGGTTTATTTGAAGGATCAGACTATTTCTAATATCCCGGAAAAATTAATAGCTCTTCATTGGCACCAGCAAATGTTTGAAATTCCAGAAGGAGCTAAGTTATTGTTCTCAAGTGATTTAGTAAAGAATCAAGGCTTTTTACTTGGTGATAATGTGATTGGTTTACAATTTCATTTTGAACCAGAAGAAGATAATGTGAGAGAAATTGCAATTAATGATGTTGATTATCCATTAGAGAATAATGATTTACATCAAACTGTTGAAGAAATTATTGCTCATGGGGTACCGAAAGAAAATCAGAAAGTAATGTTTAAATTACTTGATTTCATTACTAAATAA
- a CDS encoding NAD(P)H-binding protein — protein MAKIFIFGGSGRVATDLIKDLVADGNTITAAARHPENIIQLDGVTAEKLDLHADVDNIAKQVKGFDAIYFTAGSRGKDLIQTDAMGAIKTMMAAEKAGVKRYIMLSSMLSLDINSWKKIPSLEDYLAAKFFADTYLMDSTDLEYTILQPGSLTEAAGTGKIQLDVKATDSNPIPDVAETLAAILKYPNTIGKIIPMSSGKTSIDDALKEI, from the coding sequence ATGGCGAAGATTTTTATTTTTGGTGGTTCTGGAAGAGTTGCTACAGACTTAATTAAAGACTTAGTAGCAGATGGCAATACTATAACAGCAGCCGCACGCCATCCAGAAAATATTATTCAACTTGATGGTGTTACGGCAGAAAAATTAGATTTACATGCTGATGTTGATAATATTGCCAAGCAAGTAAAAGGTTTTGATGCAATTTACTTTACTGCTGGTTCACGTGGTAAAGATCTTATTCAGACAGATGCCATGGGGGCAATTAAGACAATGATGGCTGCTGAAAAGGCAGGCGTTAAGCGTTACATTATGCTCAGTTCGATGCTTAGTCTAGATATTAATTCATGGAAGAAGATTCCAAGCTTAGAGGATTATTTAGCAGCTAAGTTCTTTGCAGATACTTATTTGATGGATTCTACGGACTTGGAATATACTATTTTACAACCAGGTAGTCTTACTGAAGCAGCTGGAACAGGTAAAATTCAGCTCGATGTTAAAGCGACCGATTCAAATCCAATCCCTGATGTTGCTGAGACATTAGCAGCAATTTTGAAATATCCGAATACAATTGGCAAGATTATTCCAATGAGTAGTGGTAAAACGTCAATTGATGATGCTTTGAAAGAAATTTAA
- a CDS encoding GAF domain-containing protein codes for MSATTENNYQLLVKQAEALVDGESDWIANTANVSALLFNALNDVNFAGVYRYKNHELILGPFQGKPACVHIAIGKGVCGTTAKERQTQIVKNVHEFAGHIACDSDSNSEIVIPIFKKNGELWGVFDFDSTKIANFDELDQKYLEAISNIFKF; via the coding sequence ATGTCAGCAACAACAGAAAACAACTACCAATTATTAGTAAAACAAGCTGAAGCTCTAGTAGACGGAGAAAGCGATTGGATTGCAAATACAGCAAATGTTTCTGCGCTATTGTTTAATGCACTCAATGATGTTAACTTCGCTGGTGTTTATCGCTACAAAAACCATGAATTAATCCTTGGACCATTTCAGGGAAAACCAGCCTGCGTGCATATCGCTATTGGTAAAGGAGTTTGCGGAACAACTGCAAAAGAAAGGCAAACTCAAATTGTAAAAAATGTACATGAGTTTGCAGGACATATTGCTTGTGATAGTGATTCAAATTCTGAAATTGTTATTCCTATTTTTAAGAAAAATGGTGAATTATGGGGTGTGTTTGACTTTGATTCAACTAAAATTGCTAATTTTGATGAATTAGATCAAAAATATTTAGAAGCAATTTCTAATATTTTCAAATTTTAA
- a CDS encoding class III bacteriocin, which translates to MIGKETQIRLVNKLENIHHVVVQASAIDGNNVFALQLLHKQSDVIVYQTPNDSKTVTFNEDHPILYLKGPNSAGTAGGHTQTWVQSGENNKWFVGTKPKRHGNTYWTTQIARVAVSGYQTQTFTNNTELPRLSYLNRAGSGYGDGSVAYPGKDLVRVEAAVSPNRQYFLIASIDINHTGHFAVYNLDEVNKKLDEAEEKTEDINIQNLNCLGAFNVPHFNDQKIISIQGYGIDDNKNIYISSQPSPYTTFLGFPKQGKPREIVKIPWGISDPSKWSVVNLDNSLKLDALNFCTEFEGIQVTGDCLYLTVAYHQRNSDLTTLMNRIYQVEKF; encoded by the coding sequence ATGATTGGAAAAGAAACTCAAATACGTTTAGTAAATAAATTAGAAAATATACACCATGTTGTTGTTCAGGCTTCAGCAATCGATGGAAATAACGTTTTTGCTTTGCAGCTCCTTCATAAACAGAGTGATGTTATTGTTTATCAAACTCCAAATGATAGTAAAACTGTGACTTTTAATGAGGATCATCCAATTTTATACTTGAAAGGACCAAATTCAGCCGGTACAGCAGGTGGACATACTCAAACTTGGGTACAAAGTGGAGAAAACAATAAGTGGTTTGTAGGTACTAAGCCTAAGCGGCATGGCAATACTTATTGGACTACTCAAATTGCGCGCGTAGCAGTTTCTGGATATCAAACTCAAACTTTTACCAATAATACTGAATTACCACGACTTTCTTATCTTAACCGAGCAGGCTCAGGTTATGGTGATGGAAGTGTGGCTTATCCCGGAAAGGATTTAGTTAGGGTAGAAGCAGCTGTTTCACCGAATAGACAATATTTTTTGATTGCAAGTATTGACATCAACCATACAGGGCATTTTGCTGTCTATAATCTTGATGAAGTTAATAAAAAGCTAGATGAAGCAGAAGAAAAGACTGAAGATATTAATATTCAAAATTTGAATTGTCTAGGCGCGTTTAATGTCCCGCATTTTAATGATCAAAAGATTATTTCAATTCAAGGTTACGGTATTGATGATAATAAGAATATTTACATTTCTAGTCAGCCTAGCCCGTATACAACTTTTTTAGGATTTCCAAAACAAGGCAAACCACGTGAAATTGTTAAAATTCCCTGGGGAATATCCGATCCAAGTAAATGGTCAGTGGTAAATTTAGACAACAGTTTAAAATTAGATGCACTGAACTTTTGCACTGAATTTGAAGGAATTCAAGTAACTGGTGATTGCCTTTATTTGACTGTTGCCTATCATCAACGAAACAGTGATCTGACGACTTTGATGAATCGAATATATCAGGTTGAAAAATTTTAA
- a CDS encoding DNA-3-methyladenine glycosylase I, with protein sequence MSEIEVIRCSWGNSKNSLYQKYHDQEWGKLNLDSTYLYEMLVLESFQSGLSWETILNKRENFRKAFANFDYHKVAKFNKDDFERLMQDEGIVRNRLKINAAINNAKILVKLEKENRTFEEFLTELIPKPIIHHPQKMEDIPASDDLSTQISKEMKKMGFKFVGPVTIYSFLQAVGLINDHLDTCSFKNGGL encoded by the coding sequence ATGTCAGAAATCGAAGTAATACGTTGTAGTTGGGGAAACAGTAAAAATTCTCTGTATCAAAAGTATCATGATCAAGAATGGGGAAAATTAAACTTAGATTCAACATATTTATATGAAATGCTGGTCTTAGAAAGCTTTCAATCAGGATTATCCTGGGAAACAATTTTAAATAAACGAGAAAATTTTAGAAAAGCTTTTGCAAATTTTGATTATCATAAAGTAGCTAAATTTAATAAGGATGATTTTGAACGATTGATGCAAGATGAAGGAATTGTACGCAATCGCTTAAAGATTAATGCAGCAATTAATAATGCAAAAATACTAGTTAAATTAGAAAAAGAAAACCGAACTTTTGAAGAATTTCTAACTGAACTCATCCCTAAGCCAATAATACACCACCCGCAAAAGATGGAAGACATTCCAGCTTCAGATGATTTATCTACGCAAATTTCAAAAGAAATGAAAAAAATGGGCTTTAAATTTGTGGGACCAGTAACTATCTACTCTTTCTTACAAGCTGTTGGATTAATTAATGATCACTTAGATACTTGTAGTTTTAAGAACGGGGGACTTTGA